A window of the Bacteroidia bacterium genome harbors these coding sequences:
- a CDS encoding T9SS type A sorting domain-containing protein, with product MSWVNDLATLRASTTYQVEVAVIMNGGIGSYGASCDVTTPPVQTTSLRPSQCGRIVTSPNSSILITPVAGALSYNVELTNTTLGYSQVINTGSSLAYFRFRNFTGITNGATYNVRIAAVTDAGTSDFGTTCAVMANFKTKLSAIYCDTVLTQLNSKLTCNGVVGTTKYHFRVFGPGGYDQTWISTNNSNTFRMTYVHALSPLSPGTAYNVTVKVEMNGGIGPYGDTCVVTTPAIFRLEEDAIETEELNFRAYPNPFRGNLVLELDNTAEVWVRDMTGRIVFHQEKAQGELQIGNELPQGFYLLSVQEGDLRKDLKIIKE from the coding sequence ATGAGTTGGGTAAATGACCTAGCTACACTAAGAGCATCTACCACTTATCAGGTGGAAGTAGCAGTAATTATGAACGGCGGAATTGGTTCGTACGGAGCTTCATGCGATGTAACAACTCCACCGGTGCAAACTACCTCGTTGAGACCAAGTCAGTGCGGACGAATTGTAACCTCTCCAAACTCCAGTATATTAATTACACCGGTTGCAGGAGCACTTTCTTATAATGTTGAATTAACCAATACTACCTTGGGTTATTCTCAAGTAATCAATACAGGCAGTTCATTGGCTTATTTCCGCTTCAGAAACTTCACCGGAATTACCAACGGAGCCACCTACAACGTTCGTATTGCTGCCGTTACCGATGCCGGAACATCCGACTTCGGAACCACTTGTGCTGTAATGGCTAATTTCAAAACCAAACTATCTGCTATCTACTGCGATACAGTATTAACCCAGTTAAATTCAAAACTAACCTGCAACGGTGTTGTTGGTACCACTAAATACCATTTCCGTGTTTTTGGTCCGGGCGGATACGACCAAACCTGGATTAGCACCAACAATTCCAATACCTTCCGCATGACCTATGTTCACGCCTTGTCTCCGCTTTCTCCAGGAACTGCTTACAATGTTACCGTGAAAGTTGAAATGAATGGAGGAATTGGACCTTATGGTGATACCTGTGTGGTTACAACCCCTGCCATTTTCCGTTTGGAAGAAGATGCTATAGAAACCGAAGAACTGAACTTCCGCGCATATCCAAATCCATTCCGTGGCAACTTAGTGTTGGAGTTGGATAACACTGCCGAAGTATGGGTTAGAGATATGACCGGACGCATCGTTTTCCACCAAGAGAAAGCCCAAGGCGAATTGCAAATTGGCAATGAATTACCTCAAGGTTTTTACTTGCTTTCGGTTCAGGAAGGCGATTTAAGAAAAGACCTGAAAATTATCAAAGAGTAA